The Mucilaginibacter terrenus genome has a segment encoding these proteins:
- a CDS encoding HD family phosphohydrolase, which produces MAKLSTSRQKALLRKYALNVKFFMMIVSISVIVYTLPKQAKFGYEYEKGRIWNQKDLVSPYSFAILKTNQEIEADQKAALSTITPVYQLNSEVGKQLTEGFKNDLEIKWHGAGINDKLKPKYIQTGTDLLSQVYDRGVIKPATKYQQGGQNYKVTILSNNIATEKNTADIFTRETAIAYCDNAISKTPSLDKAFLLNLLQDRLQVNLTYDVKLTGRLEKEVLDNLSITRGMVQKGETIVTKGAVINDETYQKLSSYKKAFEDNARINGNYTLVLLGQFLLVGLVITLLMIFLYLFRKDIYSDNRLVSLILLVVTAMLATLSLAIKLQWPGNLYYIPYCIVPIIIRILFDTRLALNIHLLVVMIAGFFVPNSFEFAFYEITAGMVSIYSIKNLIRREQFLISAVIIILAYFVAFTGISLIREGSFTNIDWMDFLPFVASVGLTLLAYPLIYAFEKVFAITSDITLIELTNTNAPLLREMAFSAPGTFQHSLQVANLAENAIYAIGGNALLVRAGALYHDIGKLQNPLFFIENQSSHFNPHDKLPYEESAQIIIRHVSKGIEMARKANLPEIVIDFIRTHHGNTRVDYFYQSYLKNFPEKFVNENIFRYPGPIPFSKEGGVLMLADSIEAASRSLKEPDEESISVLVDRIVKYKLDQNQLKDSNITLKDLETIKTIFKRMLMSIYHVRIDY; this is translated from the coding sequence ATGGCAAAACTATCTACATCACGTCAAAAAGCATTATTGCGCAAATACGCGCTTAATGTGAAGTTTTTTATGATGATAGTAAGCATAAGCGTTATTGTTTACACGCTGCCTAAACAAGCCAAATTTGGTTACGAGTACGAGAAGGGCAGGATATGGAATCAGAAGGACCTGGTATCTCCTTACAGTTTCGCCATTTTAAAAACCAATCAGGAGATTGAGGCGGATCAAAAAGCAGCACTTAGTACAATTACTCCTGTTTATCAGCTCAATTCAGAAGTAGGAAAGCAATTAACGGAGGGTTTCAAGAACGATCTTGAAATAAAGTGGCACGGAGCGGGAATAAATGATAAGCTTAAACCCAAATATATCCAGACCGGTACAGACCTGCTTTCGCAGGTTTACGATCGTGGGGTAATAAAGCCAGCCACAAAATACCAACAAGGCGGGCAGAATTACAAAGTCACCATTCTCAGCAACAATATTGCCACAGAGAAAAACACTGCGGATATATTTACCAGGGAAACCGCTATTGCATACTGCGATAATGCTATAAGTAAAACACCTTCTTTAGACAAAGCCTTTCTGCTTAACCTTTTACAAGACAGGCTACAAGTAAATCTTACCTATGATGTTAAATTAACTGGCCGATTAGAAAAAGAAGTGCTGGATAATCTTTCAATTACCCGTGGCATGGTGCAAAAAGGAGAGACTATTGTTACTAAAGGTGCAGTAATTAACGACGAAACTTACCAAAAGCTATCATCTTATAAAAAGGCGTTTGAAGATAACGCCCGTATCAACGGGAACTACACGCTGGTATTATTAGGGCAATTTTTATTGGTTGGCCTGGTAATAACATTGTTAATGATATTCCTGTACTTGTTCAGAAAGGATATTTACAGCGACAACCGTCTTGTAAGCCTTATTTTGCTGGTAGTTACGGCAATGTTAGCTACATTGTCGTTAGCCATAAAACTACAATGGCCCGGTAATCTTTACTATATACCGTATTGTATAGTTCCTATTATTATTAGGATATTGTTTGATACACGTTTAGCGCTAAACATCCACTTGCTTGTGGTAATGATAGCCGGCTTTTTTGTGCCAAACAGCTTTGAGTTCGCTTTTTACGAGATCACCGCCGGGATGGTATCTATTTACAGCATTAAAAACCTTATTCGTAGGGAGCAGTTCCTTATATCGGCAGTAATTATTATACTGGCTTACTTTGTCGCATTTACAGGGATTTCGCTCATACGCGAGGGTAGTTTTACAAACATCGACTGGATGGACTTTCTTCCTTTTGTTGCCAGTGTGGGTCTTACGTTATTAGCTTATCCGCTTATCTATGCCTTCGAAAAAGTATTTGCCATCACGTCTGACATTACGCTTATCGAACTTACGAATACCAATGCGCCATTGCTGCGCGAGATGGCATTTAGTGCTCCCGGTACATTCCAGCATTCGCTGCAAGTGGCTAACCTTGCTGAGAACGCAATTTATGCAATTGGAGGAAATGCTTTGCTGGTGAGGGCAGGAGCATTATATCATGATATAGGCAAACTGCAAAATCCATTATTCTTTATAGAGAACCAGAGTTCGCACTTTAATCCACACGATAAGTTGCCTTATGAAGAGAGCGCGCAGATTATCATCCGTCACGTAAGTAAGGGAATAGAAATGGCAAGGAAAGCAAATCTGCCAGAGATAGTTATTGACTTTATACGTACACACCATGGCAATACAAGGGTAGATTATTTTTACCAGTCATACCTAAAGAACTTTCCGGAAAAGTTCGTAAATGAGAATATTTTCCGCTATCCTGGTCCTATACCTTTCTCAAAAGAGGGGGGCGTTTTAATGCTGGCCGACTCTATAGAGGCTGCTTCGCGTTCGCTCAAAGAACCTGATGAAGAGTCGATAAGTGTGTTAGTAGATAGAATAGTAAAGTACAAGCTTGATCAAAATCAGCTGAAGGACAGTAATATAACACTAAAAGATCTGGAGACTATCAAAACCATATTCAAGCGAATGTTAATGAGCATTTATCACGTGAGGATAGATTATTAG
- a CDS encoding DUF4099 domain-containing protein: protein MIMNLISFKENELPIDDLETIGLAAGGQLLLNVNDLKALLSGRRTEMLHLENLETDTIKIKAIDAKVSLRRNEAGRADLLIHPIYRKPATPSFLDDDEALKIERGEVASLLKVTIDDKGNKKEILVEYDAETKEFIVSDTEKILVPDMINSEFLTPAQREAYRKGKEVKLADGTTLNYSGTDQNGIRSNRLALIASVLVDGGLSYMLYQGLHAAFGEKHDPKESQKLSAGYHSAMQDLENERPVIDNAHIGFQKSRFSR, encoded by the coding sequence ATGATCATGAATCTTATCAGTTTTAAGGAAAACGAATTGCCGATCGACGATCTTGAAACGATTGGCCTGGCAGCAGGAGGACAACTTTTGCTGAATGTTAACGACCTGAAAGCGCTGCTTTCAGGCCGGCGTACAGAAATGCTTCATCTTGAAAATCTTGAAACGGACACCATCAAAATCAAAGCGATCGATGCCAAGGTATCCCTTCGAAGAAACGAAGCCGGAAGGGCAGACCTGTTGATCCATCCTATTTACAGGAAACCGGCGACGCCATCTTTCCTGGATGACGATGAAGCGTTGAAAATCGAAAGGGGAGAGGTTGCCAGTTTATTAAAGGTCACTATCGATGACAAGGGTAATAAAAAAGAGATCCTGGTAGAATACGATGCAGAAACAAAAGAATTTATTGTGTCCGATACAGAAAAGATCCTGGTGCCTGATATGATCAACAGCGAGTTCTTGACACCGGCACAACGTGAAGCTTACCGCAAAGGGAAAGAAGTGAAACTGGCGGACGGCACTACTTTAAATTATTCCGGCACTGATCAAAACGGTATCCGCTCCAATCGACTTGCGCTGATCGCTTCCGTGCTGGTTGATGGCGGGCTTTCTTACATGCTTTATCAGGGGTTGCATGCCGCATTCGGTGAAAAGCACGACCCTAAAGAAAGTCAGAAACTAAGCGCCGGTTATCATAGCGCCATGCAGGATCTGGAGAATGAACGGCCGGTCATCGATAATGCTCATATTGGCTTTCAAAAAAGCAGATTTAGTCGTTAA
- a CDS encoding site-specific integrase, with protein MLEKTFSLLVHLKKPKFHKGNDPYQIYLRITVDGISIEISAKRTWDPVRWSSRSGRAAGSKEDAKSLNLFLDLLTNKVHEARRTLIDANKEVTSLAIKNCLLGVDDNKCIIKEFNAHNQQIEALVPSEYSPGTLDLFERTLLHAQRFIKWKYNLDDLEIKKLDYDFISQFSFYLKSERKCQHNTTIKYLTYFKKIVLLCVKRRWLKQDPFSEFSLAKRYVPRPYLTENELHTIAEKTFSTERLSVVRDIFLFSCYTGLAYADVQKLKRTEIIIGFDGEEWIDTIRQKTDSTSKIPLLPLAQAMIRKYVNHPVCQIKGTVLPILSNQKMNAYLKEIADTCSIDKNLTFHIARHTFATTVTLSNGVPIESVSKMLGHQNLKQTQHYAKILDVKVSEDMMLLKRKMQSVMKS; from the coding sequence ATGTTAGAGAAAACTTTCAGTTTGCTTGTCCATTTGAAAAAGCCAAAATTTCACAAAGGCAACGATCCTTATCAAATTTATTTGAGAATTACAGTGGATGGGATCTCAATTGAGATATCAGCCAAACGCACCTGGGATCCTGTAAGATGGAGCAGTCGAAGTGGTCGAGCGGCCGGCTCCAAGGAGGATGCAAAGTCACTTAACCTTTTCCTAGATCTTTTAACCAATAAAGTACATGAAGCACGAAGGACACTTATTGATGCTAATAAAGAGGTGACGTCACTAGCCATCAAAAATTGCTTACTAGGCGTTGATGACAACAAGTGTATAATTAAAGAGTTTAACGCGCACAATCAACAGATAGAAGCATTAGTTCCCAGTGAGTATTCTCCCGGGACTTTAGATCTATTCGAACGTACCTTACTTCATGCTCAACGCTTTATTAAATGGAAGTATAACCTAGACGACTTGGAGATCAAAAAACTTGACTATGACTTTATAAGTCAATTTTCTTTTTACCTTAAATCAGAAAGGAAGTGCCAGCATAATACTACTATTAAGTATCTGACCTATTTTAAAAAGATAGTTCTGCTTTGCGTTAAACGACGGTGGTTAAAGCAGGATCCATTTTCTGAATTTAGTCTGGCAAAAAGGTACGTACCGAGGCCTTATTTGACCGAAAACGAACTGCATACTATTGCAGAAAAGACATTTTCAACTGAACGGTTGTCTGTTGTTAGAGATATATTTTTATTTAGTTGTTATACGGGGCTCGCTTATGCTGATGTACAAAAACTTAAACGAACTGAAATTATTATCGGTTTTGACGGAGAGGAATGGATTGATACTATCCGTCAAAAGACCGATAGCACTTCTAAAATTCCGCTATTGCCATTGGCGCAAGCCATGATTAGGAAGTACGTCAATCATCCGGTTTGTCAAATAAAAGGAACCGTTCTCCCAATTCTAAGTAATCAGAAAATGAATGCTTATCTAAAGGAGATTGCTGACACATGTAGCATTGATAAAAATTTAACCTTTCACATTGCCCGGCACACATTTGCGACTACAGTCACGCTAAGTAATGGCGTTCCTATTGAATCTGTGTCAAAAATGCTCGGACATCAAAACTTGAAGCAAACTCAGCACTACGCTAAAATCTTGGATGTCAAAGTAAGCGAGGATATGATGTTGTTAAAAAGAAAAATGCAATCGGTAATGAAGAGTTAA
- a CDS encoding Arc family DNA binding domain-containing protein, translating to MAEKKAFVLRINPDMLKEVEAWAADEFRSTNGQIEYLLQEALKARKSARKKKLDK from the coding sequence ATGGCAGAGAAAAAAGCATTTGTTTTACGTATAAACCCCGACATGCTGAAGGAGGTGGAAGCATGGGCTGCCGACGAATTCCGGAGCACAAACGGACAGATAGAATACCTGCTGCAGGAGGCTTTGAAAGCTCGGAAGAGTGCACGTAAGAAAAAGTTAGACAAGTAA
- a CDS encoding acetyl-CoA C-acyltransferase: MREVYIVSATRTPIGAFGGSLASLTATQLGAIVIKAAIDKAGIQPGDVQEVFMGNVLSANLGQAPATQAAIYAGLPHLPATTINKVCASGMKAIMLAAQSIAMGDKDIIVAGGMESMSNVPYYLDKARNGYRLGNGQITDGLVKDGLWDVYNDFHMGSAAEICAVDCNVTREEQDAFAIESYTRALKSQQDGKFSNEITPVELKDKKGDITLFTDDEEPKTVKFDKIPSLKPVFKKDGTVTAANASTLNDGAAAVVLMSKEKALELGVKPLARIISFADAQQAPEHFTTAPSKAIPLALDKAGLTGEQIDYYEINEAFSVVSLANNKLLKLDTAKVNVNGGAVAIGHPLGASGARIIVTLINVLQQNGGKLGAAGICNGGGGASAMVIENLS; the protein is encoded by the coding sequence ATGAGAGAAGTATATATTGTGTCGGCAACGCGCACCCCTATCGGTGCTTTTGGCGGCAGCCTTGCGAGCTTAACAGCCACCCAACTGGGAGCAATTGTCATCAAGGCGGCGATTGACAAAGCGGGCATTCAGCCGGGCGATGTTCAGGAGGTTTTTATGGGCAACGTTCTGTCGGCTAATCTTGGGCAGGCGCCTGCTACACAAGCAGCAATTTACGCCGGCTTGCCTCACCTGCCCGCTACCACAATTAACAAGGTTTGCGCATCGGGCATGAAGGCTATTATGCTGGCTGCCCAAAGTATAGCCATGGGCGACAAAGACATTATTGTAGCCGGAGGCATGGAGAGCATGAGCAACGTACCCTACTATCTTGACAAAGCACGTAACGGTTACCGTTTAGGAAACGGGCAAATTACTGATGGCTTGGTTAAAGATGGGTTGTGGGATGTTTACAACGATTTCCATATGGGTTCTGCTGCGGAGATTTGCGCGGTAGATTGTAACGTAACCCGCGAAGAGCAGGATGCCTTTGCTATAGAATCGTACACCCGTGCACTGAAATCACAGCAGGACGGGAAATTCAGCAATGAGATTACGCCCGTTGAATTAAAAGATAAAAAAGGCGACATCACACTGTTTACTGATGACGAAGAACCTAAAACAGTAAAGTTTGATAAGATACCGTCACTTAAACCTGTATTTAAAAAAGATGGTACCGTAACAGCAGCCAACGCCTCTACCCTGAACGACGGCGCAGCCGCAGTGGTGTTAATGAGCAAAGAAAAAGCATTAGAATTGGGAGTAAAACCCCTCGCCAGGATAATATCCTTTGCTGACGCGCAGCAAGCGCCTGAACATTTCACAACCGCACCATCGAAAGCCATTCCGCTGGCGCTTGATAAAGCTGGCCTTACCGGAGAACAGATAGACTATTATGAAATAAACGAGGCATTTTCGGTAGTATCGCTTGCCAACAATAAGCTGCTTAAATTAGATACCGCGAAGGTTAATGTTAACGGCGGTGCCGTGGCTATCGGCCATCCGCTTGGTGCATCCGGCGCACGCATTATAGTAACGCTTATAAACGTGTTACAGCAAAACGGCGGCAAGTTAGGGGCAGCGGGCATTTGCAACGGCGGTGGCGGCGCAAGTGCTATGGTCATCGAAAATTTATCGTAA
- a CDS encoding SPFH domain-containing protein codes for MNTEKIITAPSGYLGLLLFFVLAGASALLGVAGYPVPAVILGILDFVVVLAGLIIVNPNESRVLILFGKYLGTVKADGFFWVNPFTVKRKVSLRAFNLNGQQLKVNDSVGNPIEIAAVIVWQVQDTAKAVFAVENYMQYVNIQSEAAVRHLANSFPYDHIEDENASITLRGGADQVSEMLEKELNDRLERAGITVIEARISHLAYAPEIAQAMLQRQQASAIIAARRLIVEGAVGMVEMALTRMEEKNIVDLDEERKAAMVSNLLVVLCGEKAVSPIVNTGTLYH; via the coding sequence ATGAATACTGAAAAAATTATCACGGCGCCTTCAGGTTACCTGGGCTTGTTATTGTTCTTTGTGCTTGCGGGAGCTTCGGCTTTACTTGGAGTTGCCGGCTACCCTGTTCCGGCGGTTATCCTGGGTATTTTGGACTTTGTTGTAGTGCTTGCCGGTCTTATCATCGTAAACCCAAACGAGTCTCGCGTATTAATCTTGTTTGGCAAATACCTGGGAACCGTTAAAGCTGATGGCTTTTTCTGGGTGAACCCTTTCACCGTAAAAAGGAAGGTATCCTTACGGGCATTTAACCTTAACGGCCAGCAATTAAAAGTGAATGATAGTGTAGGTAACCCCATTGAAATAGCTGCTGTAATAGTTTGGCAGGTACAAGATACCGCTAAAGCTGTTTTTGCTGTCGAGAACTACATGCAATATGTAAATATACAGAGTGAGGCAGCCGTACGTCACCTGGCAAACTCTTTTCCTTATGACCATATTGAGGATGAAAATGCCAGCATTACCTTGCGTGGCGGGGCCGATCAAGTAAGCGAAATGCTTGAAAAAGAACTTAATGACCGCTTAGAACGTGCTGGAATAACGGTTATAGAAGCCCGTATTTCCCACCTGGCCTACGCACCCGAGATAGCGCAGGCTATGTTGCAAAGGCAACAGGCATCTGCTATAATAGCAGCCCGCAGGCTTATTGTTGAAGGTGCCGTTGGCATGGTTGAGATGGCGCTCACACGAATGGAAGAGAAGAACATAGTAGACCTTGATGAGGAACGTAAAGCAGCTATGGTGAGCAACTTACTGGTTGTACTCTGCGGCGAAAAGGCTGTTTCACCTATTGTAAATACCGGCACTTTATACCATTAA
- a CDS encoding PH domain-containing protein, producing MTQNHEFTLRPAISFAVLKTAHLMLLSLVFLFLAWYASAYLIFFSIGCIIAGWCKLLVIRSNRYLIGKDRIRSSRGILFKRMDELEMYRIKDYIITQPPLLQLFGLMNVILKSTDLETPTLKLMGIPSSDLIDTIRKRVQIARQNNRIYEIN from the coding sequence ATGACTCAAAACCATGAATTCACACTCAGGCCGGCTATCAGTTTTGCCGTCCTGAAGACCGCCCACCTAATGTTACTTTCGCTTGTCTTTCTTTTTCTTGCCTGGTATGCATCCGCTTATCTGATTTTCTTCAGCATAGGATGTATCATCGCAGGGTGGTGTAAGCTGCTTGTGATACGCAGCAACCGCTATCTGATCGGCAAAGATAGGATCCGTTCCAGCAGGGGAATATTGTTCAAACGAATGGACGAACTGGAAATGTATCGCATTAAAGATTATATCATTACGCAACCTCCGCTATTGCAATTATTTGGGTTAATGAACGTCATCCTGAAGAGTACGGACCTGGAGACGCCTACCCTTAAACTGATGGGAATTCCAAGTTCAGACTTAATTGATACGATACGCAAACGTGTTCAAATAGCGCGGCAGAATAACAGGATCTACGAAATAAATTGA
- a CDS encoding helix-turn-helix domain-containing protein gives MAAEIITKEDLQTFKQELLAEFKILINSKPKGTVTDEWLKSSQVRKLLNISPGTLQNLRVQNRLPFTKIGGIIYYKRRDIIDLMENKK, from the coding sequence ATGGCAGCAGAAATTATCACTAAAGAAGATCTACAGACTTTCAAACAAGAATTACTCGCAGAATTCAAAATTCTCATTAATAGTAAACCGAAAGGTACGGTCACAGATGAATGGTTGAAAAGCAGCCAGGTAAGAAAGTTACTGAATATCTCTCCAGGAACACTGCAAAATCTGCGCGTTCAAAATCGCTTACCTTTTACTAAAATAGGAGGTATAATCTATTATAAACGTAGGGATATAATTGATTTGATGGAAAATAAAAAGTGA